A single genomic interval of Spinacia oleracea cultivar Varoflay chromosome 6, BTI_SOV_V1, whole genome shotgun sequence harbors:
- the LOC110790974 gene encoding uncharacterized protein, producing the protein MGSFKGHVVPGTLFLLVGLWHMWCSVYRYVRSPNTFRIRVWNPVPGFDGRIKYLELYVVVIGSFIDLCIELVYSPHLKYFVNGVLNPSHMNNFEHSGMLIMFFIFGLVGLLSVKTSILPLPDGALTLIGATAFSSEYLLFYFHSTNHKGLEGYYHYILVLLIGLCVLTSVVGTLVPSNFPLDLSNSIAITLQGLWFYQTAFTLYGPMMPHGCQLKGDDIVCHSADSQIRGELLANFQLFSMVVGVFAVISVFYSFATSRFGHSSQERLQEADGDL; encoded by the exons ATGGGGTCATTTAAAGGTCATGTAGTTCCAGGAACACTGTTTTTGCTGGTGGGTTTATGGCATATGTGGTGCAGTGTGTACAGATATGTGAGAAGTCCGAATACATTCCGGATCCGGGTATGGAATCCGGTGCCGGGTTTTGATGGGAGGATCAAGTACTTGGAATTGTATGTGGTTGTGATTGGTTCTTTTATTGATTTGTGCATAGAACTTGTGTATTCACCTCATCTCAAGTACTTTGTAAATGGGGTTTTGAATCCTTCTCATATGAATAATTTTGAGCACTCTGGGATGCTTATCATGTTCTTCATCTTCGGCCTCGTCGGTCTTTTATCAGTAAAGACAAG CATTCTTCCCTTACCAGACGGAGCACTTACTTTGATCGGTGCAACAGCGTTCTCATCAGAGTACCTACTGTTTTACTTCCACTCAACAAATCACAAAGGCCTAGAAGGCTACTATCACTACATCCTAGTTCTCCTGATAGGCTTGTGTGTTCTAACTAGCGTTGTTGGCACACTTGTACCATCAAATTTCCCGCTTGATTTATCAAATAGTATTGCCATAACTCTACAAGGCCTTTGGTTTTACCAGACTGCGTTCACACTTTACGGCCCCATGATGCCACACGGGTGCCAACTTAAAGGAGATGACATTGTTTGTCATTCAGCTGATAGTCAAATAAGAGGAGAGTTGCTTGCAAATTTCCAGCTATTTTCAATGGTTGTTGGTGTTTTTGCTGTAATCTCTGTATTTTACAGTTTTGCCACTTCGAGATTTGGCCATTCTAGTCAGGAGAGGTTGCAGGAAGCTGATGGTGATTTGTAG